Proteins from one Elgaria multicarinata webbii isolate HBS135686 ecotype San Diego chromosome 3, rElgMul1.1.pri, whole genome shotgun sequence genomic window:
- the LOC134396439 gene encoding major histocompatibility complex class I-related gene protein-like has product MGPLRWRTLILGVAAFMLGSCSSSSSLFFRTMYTTVSQPGQGLHHFTAVAYADDQPIGRYDSHTRRLLPQISWMKKVEEEDPEYCDRYTQMARNDEKDFRGDLVYLRNRYNQSKGFHTLQMMIVCEVRPDGSKGGHWQYGYDGRDFLSFDMETFSWTAADVEAQQTKSRWEAETIIVQRFQFYMEKTCAEWMQKDQDYGTERLLRKGPPAVRVTCKVHYDGMETLVCRAHGFYPREIDAVWMKDGEVWVEDTFRGVVAPNSDGTYYTWLGVKIDPKDRGRYRCHVEHDGLLEPLDLAWEEPTGLASNMVLVTACVVGAVLLGALLAGIWFYRKCQDGYKAASA; this is encoded by the exons gctcctcctccctcttctttcgCACGATGTACACAACGGTGTCGCAGCCCGGCCAGGGACTGCACCATTTCACTGCTGTGGCGTACGCGGACGACCAGCCCATTGGGCGTTACGACAGCCATACGAGGAGGCTGCTGCCTCAGATCTCCTGGATGaagaaggtggaggaggaagacccGGAGTACTGCGACAGGTACACCCAGATGGCCCGGAACGATGAGAAAGATTTCAGAGGGGACCTGGTTTACCTGCGGAACCGCTACAACCAGAGCAAGG GCTTTCACACCTTACAGATGATGATCGTCTGTGAGGTGAGGCCAGACGGGAGCAAAGGGGGGCACTGGCAGTACGGCTACGATGGGAGGGACTTCCTCAGCTTCGACATGGAGACCTTCAGTTGGACAGCGGCCGATGTGGAGGCCCAGCAGACCAAGAGCCGGTGGGAGGCCGAGACCATCATTGTCCAGCGCTTCCAGTTCTACATGGAGAAGACCTGCGCTGAGTGGATGCAGAAAGACCAGGACTATGGCACGGAGAGGCTGCTGAGGAAAG GACCCCCAGCAGTGAGGGTGACCTGCAAGGTGCACTACGACGGCATGGAGACCCTCGTCTGCCGGGCCCACGGCTTCTACCCCAGGGAGATCGATGCCGTCTGGATGAAGGACGGGGAGGTCTGGGTGGAGGACACGTTCCGTggggtggtggcccccaactcgGATGGGACCTACTACACCTGGCTGGGCGTTAAGATCGACCCCAAGGACAGGGGGCGCTACCGGTGCCACGTGGAACACGACGGCCTGCTGGAACCTCTGGACTTGGCCTGGGAGGAGCCTACAG GTTTAGCATCCAACATGGTTCTCGTCACTGCGTGTGTTGTGGGGGCCGTCCTGCTGGGGGCTCTGTTGGCTGGGATCTGGTTTTACA GAAAATGCCAAGATGGCTACAAAGCAGCATCAG CATGA